Proteins encoded by one window of Streptomyces sp. NBC_01571:
- the prfB gene encoding peptide chain release factor 2 gives MAVVDVSEELKSLSSTMESIEAVLDLDKLRADVAVLEEQAAAPSLWDDPDEAQKITSKLSHLQAEVRKAEALRGRIDDLSVLFEMAEEEDDPDTRAEAESELTAVKKALDEMEVRTLLSGEYDSREAVVTIRAEAGGVDASDFTEKLQRMYLRWAERHGYKTELYETSYAEEAGIKSTTFAVHVPYAYGTLSVEQGTHRLVRISPFDNQGRRQTSFAGVEILPVVEQTDHIEIDESELRVDVYRSSGPGGQGVNTTDSAVRLTHLPTGIVVSCQNERSQIQNKASAMNVLQAKLLERRRQEEQAKMDALKGDGGNSWGNQMRSYVLHPYQMVKDLRTDFEVGNPEAVFNGEIDGFLEAGIRWRKQQEK, from the coding sequence GTGGCAGTCGTCGATGTATCCGAAGAGCTCAAGTCCCTCTCCTCGACCATGGAGTCGATCGAGGCCGTCCTGGACCTCGACAAGCTGAGGGCAGACGTCGCCGTGCTCGAGGAGCAGGCGGCCGCGCCGTCCCTGTGGGACGACCCGGACGAGGCGCAGAAGATCACCAGCAAGCTGAGCCACCTCCAGGCGGAGGTCAGGAAGGCCGAGGCGCTGCGCGGGCGTATCGACGATCTGAGCGTGCTCTTCGAGATGGCCGAGGAGGAGGACGACCCGGACACCCGCGCCGAGGCCGAGTCCGAGCTCACCGCCGTCAAGAAGGCGCTGGACGAGATGGAGGTGCGGACGCTGCTGTCGGGGGAGTACGACTCCCGGGAGGCCGTCGTCACCATCCGCGCCGAGGCCGGAGGCGTCGACGCCTCCGACTTCACCGAGAAGCTGCAGCGCATGTACCTGCGCTGGGCCGAGCGGCACGGGTACAAGACCGAGCTCTACGAGACCTCGTACGCGGAAGAGGCGGGCATCAAGTCCACCACCTTCGCCGTCCACGTGCCGTACGCCTACGGAACGCTCTCCGTGGAGCAGGGCACCCACCGGCTCGTGCGGATCTCGCCCTTCGACAACCAGGGTCGCCGGCAGACGTCGTTCGCCGGTGTCGAGATCCTGCCCGTCGTCGAGCAGACCGATCACATCGAGATCGACGAGTCCGAGCTCCGGGTGGACGTCTACCGTTCCTCGGGTCCGGGCGGCCAGGGCGTCAATACCACCGACTCCGCGGTGCGTCTGACCCACCTGCCGACCGGCATCGTCGTGTCGTGTCAGAACGAGCGGTCGCAGATCCAGAACAAGGCGAGCGCGATGAACGTCCTGCAGGCCAAGCTCCTGGAGCGGCGCCGCCAGGAGGAGCAGGCCAAGATGGACGCCCTCAAGGGCGACGGCGGCAACTCCTGGGGCAACCAGATGCGTTCGTACGTGCTGCACCCCTACCAGATGGTCAAGGACCTGCGGACGGACTTCGAAGTGGGTAACCCCGAGGCCGTTTTCAACGGCGAGATCGACGGGTTCCTCGAAGCCGGAATTCGCTGGCGCAAGCAGCAGGAGAAGTGA
- a CDS encoding serine/threonine-protein kinase encodes MARKIGSRYTAHQILGRGSAGTVWLGEGPEGPVAIKLLREDLASDQELVGRFVQERTALLGLDHPHVVAVRDLVVDGNDLALVMDLVRGTDLRTRLDRERRLAPEAAVAIVADVADGLAAAHAAGVVHRDVKPENVLLDMQGPLGPGGAHPALLTDFGVAKLIDSPRRTRATKIIGTPDYLAPEIIEGLPPRAAVDIYALATVLYELLAGFTPFGGGHPGAVLRRHVTETVVPLPGIPEELWQLLVQCLAKAPASRLRASELGARLREQLPLLAGMPPLDVDEPDGEPAEETSEEAAEPAEPTSRIRRGAVPLVPGAAPDSNRDTHTSMRVPGPDELAGGARGTARAPRAAGAPRPGSARHRASARRRRITLGAAGVVLVAAVGVGTWLATSGDDAGSQPSDTKSSAPASP; translated from the coding sequence TTGGCACGGAAGATCGGGAGCCGCTACACCGCCCACCAGATTCTGGGGCGGGGCAGCGCCGGTACGGTGTGGCTGGGCGAGGGACCCGAGGGGCCCGTCGCCATCAAGCTGCTGCGCGAGGACCTCGCGTCCGACCAGGAGCTCGTGGGCCGCTTCGTGCAGGAGCGCACGGCCCTGCTCGGTCTCGACCATCCCCATGTGGTCGCGGTGCGTGATCTCGTGGTGGACGGCAACGACCTCGCGCTCGTCATGGACCTCGTACGGGGTACGGACCTGCGCACCCGGCTGGACCGGGAACGGCGGCTGGCGCCGGAGGCCGCGGTCGCGATCGTGGCCGACGTCGCGGACGGGCTGGCGGCGGCGCACGCGGCCGGGGTGGTCCACCGGGACGTCAAGCCCGAGAACGTACTGCTCGACATGCAGGGGCCGCTCGGCCCGGGTGGCGCGCACCCCGCGCTGCTGACCGACTTCGGTGTGGCCAAACTCATCGACTCGCCGCGGCGGACCCGGGCCACGAAGATCATCGGCACGCCGGACTACCTCGCGCCCGAGATCATCGAGGGACTGCCGCCGCGCGCCGCCGTCGACATCTACGCGCTGGCGACCGTCCTGTACGAGCTCCTCGCCGGGTTCACGCCCTTCGGGGGCGGACACCCGGGAGCGGTGCTGCGGCGGCACGTCACCGAGACGGTGGTGCCGCTGCCGGGGATCCCCGAGGAGTTGTGGCAGCTACTCGTGCAGTGTCTGGCGAAGGCCCCGGCGTCACGGCTGCGGGCGTCCGAGCTGGGAGCGCGGCTGCGGGAGCAGCTGCCGCTGCTGGCGGGGATGCCGCCGCTCGACGTGGACGAGCCGGACGGTGAACCCGCGGAGGAGACGTCCGAGGAGGCCGCGGAGCCGGCCGAGCCGACGTCGCGGATACGACGCGGGGCCGTGCCGCTGGTGCCGGGCGCCGCGCCGGACTCGAACCGGGACACGCACACGTCGATGCGGGTGCCGGGGCCGGACGAGCTGGCCGGCGGGGCGCGCGGGACGGCACGTGCCCCGCGTGCCGCGGGGGCGCCCCGGCCCGGGTCGGCGCGGCATCGGGCGTCCGCCCGGCGGCGCCGGATCACGCTGGGGGCGGCGGGAGTGGTGCTCGTCGCCGCGGTGGGGGTGGGGACGTGGCTCGCCACCTCGGGGGACGACGCGGGGTCGCAGCCGTCCGACACGAAGAGCTCGGCGCCGGCGTCTCCCTGA
- a CDS encoding serine/threonine-protein kinase produces MRPVGSKYLLEEPLGRGATGTVWRARQRETAGAEAAVAGQPGETVAIKVLKEELANDADVVMRFLRERSVLLRLTHPNIVRVRDLVVEGDLLALVMDLVEGPDLHRYLRENGPFSPVAAALLTAQVADALAASHADGVVHRDLKPANVLLKQDGGRMHPLLTDFGIARLADSPGLTRTHEFVGTPAYVAPESAEGRPQTSAVDIYGAGILLYELVTGRPPFSGGSALEVLHQHLSAEPRRPSTVPDPLWTVIERCLRKNPDERPSAENLARGLRAVAEGVGVHATSAQIAAADGVGALLAPDPAPAPVPGTPGAADPTQVLPHGAPGAYDPNGATSVLPHTGAADPTAVMPPVPQNQPGGGPGRPEDPHPWQSQLRAARDRNEQTQVQQYVDPDQDPLRRRPQRQVARPQQRPEQQQGQQPPPGYGYPQQGQPQRYAPQQPQQYGQQQQQHYGQQQQYAQQQQQQQQQSRRAQRQQPQPQPQRYAPAPQQPEAPAPRQSREPRQRSANRMRIPGLGCLKGCLFMIVILFVGGWLVWEFSPLQDWIGSTRSFWGEVTHTYHTVSDWVGNLGSGSSRN; encoded by the coding sequence GTGCGGCCGGTAGGGAGCAAGTACCTCCTTGAGGAGCCGCTGGGGCGCGGCGCCACAGGCACCGTCTGGCGAGCCCGCCAGCGGGAGACCGCGGGTGCCGAGGCGGCCGTCGCCGGCCAGCCCGGCGAGACCGTGGCGATCAAGGTCCTGAAGGAGGAGCTCGCCAACGACGCGGACGTCGTGATGCGCTTCCTGCGGGAGCGGTCCGTCCTGCTGCGGCTGACCCACCCGAACATCGTGCGGGTGCGCGACCTCGTCGTCGAAGGCGACCTGCTCGCGCTCGTCATGGATCTGGTCGAGGGGCCCGACCTGCACCGCTACCTGCGCGAGAACGGGCCGTTCTCGCCGGTCGCCGCCGCTCTCCTCACCGCCCAGGTCGCCGACGCGCTCGCCGCCAGCCACGCCGACGGTGTCGTGCACCGGGACCTGAAGCCCGCGAACGTCCTGCTCAAGCAGGACGGCGGCCGGATGCACCCGCTGCTCACCGACTTCGGCATCGCCCGCCTCGCCGACTCCCCGGGCCTGACCCGGACCCACGAGTTCGTCGGCACGCCCGCGTATGTCGCGCCGGAGTCCGCGGAGGGGCGTCCGCAGACGTCCGCCGTCGACATCTACGGGGCGGGCATCCTGCTGTACGAGCTGGTCACCGGACGGCCGCCGTTCTCCGGCGGCTCCGCCCTCGAAGTCCTGCACCAGCACCTGAGTGCCGAGCCGCGCCGGCCCTCCACCGTGCCCGACCCGCTGTGGACGGTCATAGAACGCTGCCTGCGCAAGAACCCTGACGAGCGGCCCAGCGCCGAGAACCTCGCGCGCGGGCTGCGCGCCGTCGCCGAGGGCGTCGGCGTGCACGCCACCTCCGCGCAGATCGCCGCCGCGGACGGGGTGGGCGCGCTGCTCGCCCCCGACCCGGCACCGGCTCCGGTGCCGGGCACGCCGGGCGCGGCCGACCCCACCCAGGTGCTGCCGCACGGCGCTCCGGGGGCGTACGACCCGAACGGCGCGACCAGTGTCCTTCCGCACACGGGCGCCGCCGACCCGACCGCCGTCATGCCGCCGGTGCCGCAGAACCAGCCCGGCGGAGGGCCCGGCCGGCCGGAGGACCCGCATCCCTGGCAGAGCCAGCTGCGGGCGGCCCGCGACCGCAACGAGCAGACGCAGGTCCAGCAGTACGTCGACCCCGACCAGGACCCGCTGCGCCGGCGTCCGCAGCGGCAGGTCGCACGACCGCAGCAGCGGCCCGAGCAGCAGCAGGGCCAGCAGCCGCCGCCCGGATACGGGTATCCGCAGCAGGGGCAGCCCCAGCGGTACGCGCCTCAGCAGCCTCAGCAGTACGGGCAGCAGCAACAGCAGCATTACGGGCAGCAACAGCAGTACGCACAGCAGCAGCAACAGCAGCAACAGCAGTCCCGGCGGGCGCAGCGTCAGCAGCCGCAGCCGCAGCCCCAGCGGTACGCTCCCGCGCCGCAGCAGCCCGAGGCGCCCGCACCGAGGCAGTCGCGCGAGCCGAGGCAGCGCAGTGCCAACCGGATGAGGATCCCGGGGCTCGGCTGCCTCAAGGGCTGCCTGTTCATGATCGTCATCCTGTTCGTCGGCGGATGGCTGGTCTGGGAGTTCAGTCCCCTGCAGGACTGGATCGGCTCCACCAGGTCCTTCTGGGGCGAGGTGACCCACACGTACCACACCGTCAGCGACTGGGTCGGGAATCTCGGCTCGGGCTCGTCCCGCAACTGA
- a CDS encoding FHA domain-containing protein, which translates to MQIRLTVVDPLGPPSEPRGRAAACDVLVTAPAGTALAAVAAGLASAVGGDGSAAPSERSRELGGGPVVLYAGAERLDGQRCTLGEPPLTDGAVLSLGAPTEPGPDVDEDAAQLHVVAGPDAGGVHLLHGGRIDIGRSAEADVPLDDPDVSRLHCAVTVSPEGRVTVADLGSTNGTTLDGTRVTTRPVGFPPGALLRVGESALRLAPPGGPHSVGTAPDGEGHVRVTTTTGAGARPDPASARVPSVPQARTADASGLPRGETRHAYGSARREAARDDPGTHTHGRAVPPAAPSASPASSAAPSSMPPVVPEQGRAPGIESRRAEPSGPGSPPAGDITRDPAAPGQGARKGTPPRGTELPPGVRKRGSLGAWARRLTGSRDEPTDTGQDPYEYAYEFGEYGEHGAYADDAAGRTADHGAAQAPENWPDPAALLLTALGPGSRLWERGPGHPEALTVRLGTADRATPHGSGLLPAVPVTAGLREVGALGLAGPRARLAGLARSVVAQLAALHSPDNLEIVLLSTDRSRTVEERTAEWAWLGWLPHLRPTHGQDCRLLLAYDREQATARTDELLRRLEDHLTDTDGGHDTHARGTGTTGPGARPRPYDEADRIPLNTRAAERRPSWARDQDPSDVRGTGDSGPDRDREFDGPYTLVVVDGDPGGADVRDAVLRLAHEGPRAGIHVVCLAETPAASPASPVTKTYEAACSASPAFRECGAVALLSGDVATALRLMRVASGGLVGHGTVATVDAVSRAWAERFARALAPLRTDGAPGDRHARVSAPLPQVARLLDELGLARATPASLMARWADAADDTEALGGRGRAVLGAGPRGPLAVDLPAEGPHLLVEGPPGSGRTELLRSIAASLAAAERPDRLGIVLMDGRDSTGGHGAGQGGEGLRVCTDLPHVTTHLTANDPVRMREFAQSLSAELKRRAELLGRLGFAEWHTHREVSGRFVGQRAARPSSGGPSGASSGAADLDTPPSATLRLRPAAGRARAEPGPPLARLVVVVDDLDALLSPALGSPGRPAAGSVIRALEAVAREGDRLGVHLVAAASDDGRAAASEPGRSAGLRVTLDPVSPGADEPAPGRGRLFTSDGRVTPFQAGRVTGRIPRTATLRPTVVPIEWQRMGDPPARRTVRELGNGPTDLALLASALERAARSVAAAEVPSLL; encoded by the coding sequence ATGCAGATCCGGCTGACCGTCGTAGACCCGCTGGGCCCGCCTTCGGAGCCGCGGGGGCGTGCCGCCGCCTGCGATGTGCTGGTCACCGCCCCCGCCGGGACGGCGCTGGCGGCGGTGGCGGCGGGTCTGGCCTCGGCGGTCGGCGGGGACGGGAGCGCCGCCCCGTCCGAGCGGAGCCGGGAGCTCGGCGGTGGTCCGGTCGTGCTGTACGCGGGCGCCGAGCGGCTCGACGGGCAGCGCTGCACGCTGGGTGAGCCGCCGCTGACCGACGGCGCGGTGCTGTCCCTCGGCGCCCCCACGGAGCCCGGTCCGGACGTGGACGAGGACGCGGCCCAGCTGCATGTCGTCGCGGGCCCCGACGCGGGCGGCGTCCACCTCCTGCACGGCGGGCGGATCGACATCGGCCGCTCCGCCGAGGCGGACGTTCCGCTGGACGACCCCGACGTCTCCCGTCTGCACTGCGCGGTCACGGTCTCTCCCGAGGGCCGTGTCACGGTCGCCGACCTGGGATCGACGAACGGTACGACGCTGGACGGCACCCGCGTCACCACCCGCCCGGTCGGCTTCCCGCCGGGCGCGCTGCTGCGCGTGGGCGAGTCCGCCCTGCGGCTGGCGCCGCCAGGCGGCCCCCACTCCGTGGGGACGGCGCCCGACGGGGAGGGACATGTCCGGGTGACCACCACGACCGGTGCGGGCGCCCGCCCGGATCCGGCGTCCGCCCGCGTCCCGTCCGTGCCGCAGGCCCGTACCGCGGACGCCTCCGGGCTGCCCCGCGGTGAGACCCGTCACGCCTACGGATCGGCGCGGCGGGAAGCCGCCAGGGACGATCCCGGGACGCACACGCACGGCCGGGCCGTACCCCCCGCCGCCCCTTCCGCCTCACCCGCCTCCTCGGCCGCACCCTCCTCCATGCCCCCCGTCGTGCCGGAACAGGGCAGGGCGCCCGGGATCGAGAGCAGGCGGGCAGAGCCGTCCGGTCCCGGCAGCCCGCCCGCGGGGGACATCACCCGGGACCCCGCCGCTCCCGGTCAAGGCGCCAGGAAGGGCACTCCCCCGCGGGGCACCGAGCTGCCGCCGGGCGTGCGCAAGCGGGGCAGCCTCGGGGCCTGGGCGCGCCGGCTGACCGGAAGCCGGGACGAGCCCACGGACACAGGCCAGGACCCGTACGAGTACGCGTACGAGTTCGGGGAGTACGGCGAGCACGGCGCGTACGCGGACGACGCCGCCGGGCGCACGGCGGACCACGGCGCGGCACAGGCGCCGGAGAACTGGCCCGACCCCGCGGCCCTGCTGCTCACCGCGCTGGGACCGGGATCGCGGCTGTGGGAGCGCGGCCCTGGCCACCCGGAGGCGCTGACGGTACGGCTGGGGACGGCCGACCGGGCGACGCCCCACGGTTCGGGGCTGCTGCCCGCGGTGCCGGTCACGGCCGGTCTGCGGGAGGTAGGCGCACTGGGCCTGGCGGGGCCGCGGGCGCGCCTCGCGGGGCTGGCCCGCTCGGTGGTGGCGCAGCTCGCGGCGCTGCACTCACCGGACAACCTGGAGATCGTCCTGCTCAGCACGGACCGCTCCCGCACGGTCGAGGAGCGCACCGCGGAGTGGGCCTGGCTCGGCTGGCTCCCCCATCTGCGCCCCACCCACGGCCAGGACTGCCGCCTGCTCCTCGCCTACGACCGCGAGCAGGCGACGGCCCGCACGGACGAGCTCCTGCGCCGCCTGGAGGACCACCTCACGGACACGGACGGCGGTCACGACACGCACGCACGGGGCACGGGCACCACCGGCCCCGGCGCCCGCCCCCGGCCGTACGACGAGGCCGACCGCATCCCGCTGAACACCCGGGCCGCCGAACGGCGGCCGTCCTGGGCACGGGACCAGGACCCGTCGGACGTGCGCGGGACCGGGGACAGTGGCCCGGACAGGGACCGGGAATTCGACGGGCCGTACACGCTGGTCGTCGTCGACGGGGACCCCGGAGGAGCCGACGTGCGGGACGCCGTGCTGCGGCTGGCGCACGAGGGGCCCCGCGCGGGCATCCACGTGGTCTGCCTCGCCGAGACGCCGGCGGCGTCCCCCGCGTCCCCGGTGACGAAGACGTACGAGGCGGCCTGTTCGGCGTCACCGGCGTTCCGCGAGTGCGGCGCCGTCGCGCTGCTCAGCGGGGACGTGGCCACGGCGCTGCGGCTGATGCGGGTCGCGTCCGGCGGCCTCGTGGGGCACGGCACGGTCGCCACCGTGGACGCGGTGTCCCGGGCCTGGGCCGAGCGCTTCGCCCGCGCCCTCGCGCCCCTGCGCACGGACGGCGCGCCCGGCGACCGGCACGCGCGCGTGTCCGCTCCGCTCCCCCAGGTCGCCCGTCTGCTGGACGAACTGGGGCTGGCCCGCGCCACCCCCGCCTCACTGATGGCGCGTTGGGCGGACGCGGCGGACGACACGGAGGCGCTCGGCGGGCGCGGCCGGGCGGTCCTCGGCGCCGGTCCGCGGGGGCCGCTGGCCGTGGACCTCCCCGCCGAGGGCCCCCATCTGCTGGTCGAGGGCCCGCCGGGCAGCGGCCGTACGGAGCTGCTCCGTTCGATCGCCGCGTCCCTGGCCGCCGCGGAGCGGCCCGACCGGCTCGGCATCGTGCTGATGGACGGCCGGGACAGCACCGGCGGCCATGGCGCGGGACAGGGCGGCGAGGGACTGCGAGTCTGTACCGACCTCCCTCATGTCACCACCCATCTCACCGCCAACGACCCCGTGCGGATGCGGGAGTTCGCCCAGTCGCTGAGCGCCGAGCTGAAGCGGCGGGCCGAGCTCCTCGGCCGGCTCGGCTTCGCGGAGTGGCACACGCACCGGGAGGTGTCGGGCCGGTTCGTCGGCCAGCGAGCGGCCCGGCCGTCCTCCGGGGGGCCGTCCGGCGCGTCCTCCGGGGCCGCCGACCTGGACACCCCGCCCAGTGCGACGCTGCGGCTGCGTCCGGCGGCCGGCCGCGCGCGTGCCGAGCCCGGGCCGCCGCTCGCCCGTCTCGTCGTCGTGGTCGACGACCTGGACGCGCTGCTCTCGCCCGCGCTGGGGTCACCGGGGCGGCCGGCCGCCGGTTCGGTGATACGTGCCCTGGAGGCCGTGGCCCGTGAGGGCGACCGGCTCGGTGTCCATCTCGTGGCGGCCGCCTCGGACGACGGGCGGGCGGCGGCCAGTGAGCCGGGGCGCTCCGCCGGGCTCCGTGTCACCCTGGACCCGGTGTCGCCCGGGGCCGACGAACCCGCCCCCGGGCGTGGGCGGTTGTTCACGTCGGACGGCCGGGTCACGCCCTTCCAGGCCGGGCGGGTCACGGGGCGCATTCCGCGGACGGCCACGCTGCGGCCCACGGTCGTGCCCATCGAGTGGCAGCGCATGGGGGATCCGCCGGCCCGGCGGACGGTACGGGAGTTGGGGAACGGGCCGACGGATCTGGCCTTGCTGGCCAGTGCGTTGGAGCGGGCGGCGAGGTCGGTGGCGGCCGCCGAGGTTCCGTCCCTCCTCTGA
- a CDS encoding ABC transporter substrate-binding protein, translated as MRRSLGTDRSHTHSTHRAAQAAAVAVIAGALTLTACGGSDDKKSDDGKSGAASGDTAGSGGSVSLPKLDGASLEVAAVWTGPEQANFKKVLAEFEKRTGAKVTFVPAQDPIINFLGSKIAGGAPPDVAMLPQVGAIKQAVEKKWAKPVGAEAQAQLAKNYSQGWQDLGKVDGKQYGVYYKAANKSLVWYNTKVFENAGAKEPATWKDFLSTAQTVYDSGVTPVSVGGADGWTLTDWFENIYLSQAGPEKYDQLAQHKIKWTDPSVKDALTTLAQLWGNKNYLAGGPDGALQTEFPASVTQTFTGGDQPKAGMVFEGDFVGVNIAETKAKIGTDAKVFPFPAVGDKAPVVSGGDAAVVLKDSKAAQALVTFLASPDAASIQAKLGGYLSPNKSVPNSAYPNAVQQSMAKALIAAGDDFRFDMSDQAPQAFGGTPGKGEWKDLQDFLKNPKNVAGTQAKLEADAAAAYKG; from the coding sequence ATGCGCAGATCGCTTGGTACAGACAGGTCGCACACGCACTCGACGCACAGGGCCGCACAGGCCGCCGCGGTCGCCGTCATCGCCGGCGCACTCACTCTCACCGCATGCGGCGGCAGCGACGACAAGAAGAGCGACGACGGCAAGAGCGGCGCCGCCAGCGGCGACACCGCGGGCAGCGGCGGGAGTGTCAGTCTGCCCAAGCTCGACGGCGCGAGCCTGGAGGTCGCCGCCGTGTGGACGGGGCCCGAACAGGCCAACTTCAAGAAGGTGCTGGCGGAGTTCGAGAAGCGCACCGGCGCGAAGGTCACCTTCGTCCCCGCGCAGGACCCGATCATCAACTTCCTCGGTTCGAAGATCGCGGGCGGCGCGCCGCCGGACGTCGCGATGCTCCCGCAGGTCGGCGCCATCAAGCAGGCCGTCGAGAAGAAGTGGGCCAAGCCCGTCGGCGCCGAAGCCCAGGCGCAGCTCGCCAAGAACTACTCGCAGGGCTGGCAGGACCTCGGCAAGGTCGACGGCAAGCAGTACGGCGTGTACTACAAGGCCGCCAACAAGTCGCTGGTCTGGTACAACACGAAGGTCTTCGAGAACGCGGGGGCGAAGGAGCCCGCCACCTGGAAGGACTTCCTCTCCACCGCGCAGACCGTCTACGACTCCGGGGTCACCCCCGTCTCCGTGGGCGGCGCGGACGGCTGGACCCTCACCGACTGGTTCGAGAACATCTATCTCTCCCAGGCCGGTCCGGAGAAGTACGACCAGCTCGCCCAGCACAAGATCAAGTGGACGGACCCGTCCGTGAAGGACGCGCTGACCACGCTCGCCCAGCTGTGGGGCAACAAGAACTACCTCGCGGGCGGCCCGGACGGCGCACTGCAGACGGAGTTCCCGGCCTCGGTGACGCAGACGTTCACCGGCGGCGACCAGCCGAAGGCGGGCATGGTCTTCGAGGGCGACTTCGTGGGCGTCAACATCGCGGAGACGAAGGCGAAGATCGGCACGGACGCGAAGGTGTTCCCGTTCCCGGCGGTGGGCGACAAGGCGCCCGTGGTCAGCGGTGGTGACGCGGCCGTCGTCCTGAAGGACTCCAAGGCGGCCCAGGCACTGGTCACCTTCCTGGCCTCCCCGGACGCGGCGTCCATCCAGGCGAAGCTCGGCGGTTACCTCTCCCCCAACAAGAGCGTGCCGAACTCCGCGTATCCGAACGCCGTGCAGCAGTCCATGGCGAAGGCCCTGATCGCCGCCGGCGACGACTTCCGCTTCGACATGTCCGACCAGGCCCCGCAGGCCTTCGGCGGTACGCCCGGCAAGGGCGAGTGGAAGGACCTGCAGGACTTCCTGAAGAACCCCAAGAACGTGGCTGGGACGCAGGCGAAACTGGAGGCCGACGCGGCCGCGGCGTACAAGGGCTGA
- a CDS encoding carbohydrate ABC transporter permease: protein MTGTRRAVAVLFLLPCLVLLGALVVYPIGYSLVRSFLNQSGDGFAGFDNYKALFTDDGIRTALKNNVIWVVFAPTVATALGLVFAVLTERVRWGTAFKLVVFMPMAISMLAAGIIFRLVYDQDPDKGVANAVWVGVHDTFAESSAFPKAHPGRQSPLQPEKGGFLTGQPVRAGQSVALPLVGVAPDQMPGSAKKAVRAAVEPGKVTGTAWQDFTRGKGVGRLGQVDPSELGYAGMKVEAVKDGKVVASTKVRDNGTFTLPAQADGARLRLPASNFKEPYNGLDWLGPSLVTPAIIGSYIWMWAGFAMVLIAAGLAGLPRELLEAARVDGANEWQVFRRVTVPLLAPVLAVVAVTLMINVLKVFDLVFIIAPGSSQDDANVLALELYRKGFSEDQPGIASAIAVFLLLLVIPVMLFNIRRLRREVRR, encoded by the coding sequence GTGACCGGTACCCGCAGGGCCGTGGCAGTGCTGTTCCTGCTGCCCTGCCTCGTGCTGCTCGGCGCGCTCGTGGTCTACCCGATCGGGTACTCGCTGGTCCGCAGCTTCCTCAACCAGTCCGGTGACGGTTTCGCCGGATTCGACAACTACAAGGCGTTGTTCACGGACGACGGCATTCGCACCGCGCTCAAGAACAACGTCATCTGGGTCGTGTTCGCGCCCACCGTCGCGACCGCCCTGGGTCTCGTCTTCGCGGTGCTCACCGAACGGGTGCGCTGGGGCACGGCGTTCAAGCTGGTCGTCTTCATGCCGATGGCGATCTCGATGCTCGCCGCGGGGATCATCTTCCGGCTCGTGTACGACCAGGACCCGGACAAGGGCGTGGCGAACGCGGTCTGGGTCGGGGTCCACGACACGTTCGCGGAATCGTCCGCGTTCCCGAAGGCCCACCCGGGGCGGCAGTCGCCGCTCCAGCCGGAGAAGGGCGGGTTCCTCACCGGTCAGCCCGTCCGGGCGGGGCAGTCCGTCGCCCTCCCGCTCGTCGGCGTCGCCCCGGACCAGATGCCCGGCAGCGCGAAGAAGGCCGTACGGGCCGCCGTCGAGCCGGGCAAGGTCACCGGTACGGCCTGGCAGGACTTCACCCGCGGCAAGGGCGTCGGCAGGCTCGGACAGGTCGACCCGAGCGAGCTGGGCTACGCCGGCATGAAGGTCGAGGCCGTCAAGGACGGCAAGGTGGTCGCCTCCACGAAGGTGCGCGACAACGGCACGTTCACGCTTCCGGCCCAGGCCGACGGGGCCCGGCTCCGGCTCCCCGCGAGCAACTTCAAGGAGCCGTACAACGGCCTCGACTGGCTCGGCCCGTCCCTGGTCACCCCGGCGATCATCGGCTCGTACATCTGGATGTGGGCCGGTTTCGCGATGGTGCTGATCGCGGCGGGGCTCGCGGGCCTGCCGCGGGAGCTGCTGGAGGCCGCCCGGGTCGACGGCGCGAACGAGTGGCAGGTCTTCAGGAGGGTCACGGTGCCGCTGCTCGCGCCGGTGCTCGCGGTCGTCGCCGTCACCCTGATGATCAACGTCCTGAAGGTCTTCGACCTGGTCTTCATCATCGCGCCGGGCTCGTCCCAGGACGACGCCAACGTGCTGGCCCTCGAGCTGTACCGCAAGGGCTTCTCCGAGGACCAGCCGGGCATAGCGAGCGCCATCGCGGTGTTCCTGCTGCTGCTCGTGATCCCGGTGATGCTGTTCAACATCCGACGGCTCCGGCGGGAGGTACGGCGATGA